The following proteins come from a genomic window of Nostoc sp. KVJ3:
- a CDS encoding Tn3 family transposase, producing the protein MATRELLSPTQRLQFTEIPDSITTRDIARYYTFSNDELKVIKERRRPHNRLGFAVQLSYLRFPGRVWSLGEIVPESVLFYIASQLKLDPTIITEYSQRDTTRREHLAEIQNNFGFHTFNISTYKQFSKWLLPFAISSDKGMALVGALIDEMRLRQIIIPAISTVERLAWEVRHRAQKLVCLELTKSLTTLQKTALDKLLIVEPDKKLTDLIWLRQPPGQANPRNFLKVVERLEFIRHLNLDSGCLKRVHQNRLLQFTRTGAKSTPAHLSRLDELRRYAILVAFLIEWSASLVDYAIGMHDKMMGKLFNKSEHQHGDKFQRDGKAINEKVRLYAQVGKALIAARDESNDAYQAIESVLDWEKFISSVAEAEKLARPVDFDYLELLDNRYSQLRRYTPKLLETFEFKATSASFAVIKALDVIKELNISGGRKVPESADTSFVKPRWSKHVIKGDTIDRHYYEMCALAELRSGLRSGDIWVAGSKQFQDFEDYLLADNAWQSMCSSQTIPVAVTTDFTTYIEQRSLELSEQLALVSSLMAEKKLVDVRIENEQLIITPLTNAVPKEVDGFSRTVHSLLPRIKLTNLLVEVDSWTQFTKHFTHLHSGEQVSDKVVLLSALLADGINLGLTRMADATQGMSFERLAWVADWYIRDETYSKAMAEVVNFHTQVPFAAYWGDGTTSSSDGQRFKAAGHRSFNEEINAKYGKDRSVIFYTHISDQYAPFHVKVINATIRDATHVLDGLLYHESDLQIQEHYTDTSGYTEHVFAMCHLLGFRFAPRMRDLPDKKLYTFEPSSPDSPLAPLLGDKINVKLIQESWDEILRLASSIRTGTVTASLMLRKLASYPRQNRLALALRELGRIERTLFTLSWLQSPELRRRATAGLNKGEAKHTLKRAVFFNRLGELRDRSYEDQFYRASGLNLVIAAIVLWNTVYLEKAVDYLQEQGMNIPEEHLQHLSPLGREHINLTGDYVWNLKQATSFDQLRPLRVKENKYR; encoded by the coding sequence TTGGCAACGCGCGAACTTTTATCTCCGACACAACGACTTCAATTTACTGAAATCCCCGATTCTATCACGACAAGAGATATAGCTCGCTACTATACTTTTAGTAATGACGAACTCAAAGTTATCAAAGAGCGTCGTAGACCACACAATCGTCTTGGGTTCGCCGTACAGTTATCTTACCTACGCTTCCCCGGTCGTGTTTGGAGTCTAGGAGAAATAGTACCAGAATCTGTACTGTTTTATATTGCATCTCAATTAAAACTTGACCCGACAATCATTACCGAATATTCCCAAAGGGATACAACTCGACGCGAACATCTGGCAGAAATTCAAAATAATTTCGGATTTCATACTTTTAATATATCTACATACAAGCAATTCTCAAAATGGTTATTACCTTTTGCAATATCGTCAGATAAAGGGATGGCACTTGTGGGAGCGTTGATTGATGAGATGCGCTTGCGCCAAATTATTATTCCAGCTATTTCTACGGTAGAACGTTTAGCCTGGGAGGTCAGACATCGCGCTCAAAAATTAGTATGTCTTGAGTTGACTAAAAGTTTGACAACATTACAAAAGACGGCGCTAGACAAGTTATTAATTGTAGAGCCTGATAAAAAACTGACTGATTTAATTTGGCTACGTCAACCACCAGGTCAGGCTAATCCAAGAAACTTTTTAAAGGTGGTGGAACGACTGGAGTTTATTCGTCATCTCAATCTCGACTCTGGATGCTTGAAACGAGTACACCAAAATCGTCTGCTGCAATTTACTCGAACTGGCGCGAAGTCTACACCTGCTCACCTATCTAGGTTGGATGAATTGAGACGCTATGCTATTTTAGTTGCTTTTCTCATTGAATGGAGTGCTTCATTAGTCGATTATGCTATTGGAATGCACGATAAAATGATGGGTAAATTGTTTAATAAAAGTGAGCATCAGCACGGCGATAAGTTTCAACGCGATGGCAAAGCAATTAATGAAAAAGTCCGATTGTATGCTCAAGTGGGCAAGGCATTAATTGCAGCTAGAGATGAGTCAAATGATGCCTATCAAGCCATTGAATCTGTATTGGATTGGGAGAAATTTATCAGTAGTGTTGCCGAAGCGGAAAAGCTAGCCAGACCCGTAGATTTTGATTATCTTGAACTGCTTGATAACCGTTATTCACAGTTACGACGGTATACGCCTAAATTGTTGGAGACCTTTGAATTTAAAGCTACATCTGCCAGTTTCGCAGTGATAAAAGCTTTGGATGTCATTAAAGAATTAAATATATCAGGTGGTCGAAAAGTGCCGGAATCTGCGGACACTAGTTTCGTTAAACCTCGTTGGTCAAAACACGTAATTAAGGGCGATACTATTGACCGTCACTACTATGAGATGTGTGCTTTAGCTGAGTTACGTAGTGGTTTGCGTTCTGGGGATATTTGGGTAGCAGGCTCGAAGCAGTTCCAAGATTTTGAGGATTATCTATTAGCAGATAACGCATGGCAATCAATGTGTTCTTCTCAAACGATACCTGTGGCAGTAACGACAGATTTCACTACTTATATTGAACAACGCTCACTTGAATTGTCTGAACAATTAGCGCTTGTTTCTTCTTTAATGGCAGAAAAGAAACTGGTTGATGTCAGGATAGAGAACGAACAGTTAATTATCACTCCTCTTACCAATGCTGTCCCAAAGGAGGTTGATGGATTTAGCAGAACAGTTCATAGTTTACTGCCAAGAATTAAGTTGACTAATTTGTTAGTAGAAGTTGATTCTTGGACGCAATTTACGAAACATTTTACGCATTTACATTCAGGAGAACAAGTATCTGATAAAGTTGTTTTGTTAAGTGCCTTACTTGCTGATGGGATTAATTTAGGTTTAACACGAATGGCAGACGCAACTCAAGGGATGTCTTTTGAGCGTTTAGCTTGGGTGGCGGATTGGTATATTCGAGATGAAACTTATTCCAAAGCAATGGCTGAGGTGGTAAATTTCCATACACAAGTGCCTTTTGCTGCTTATTGGGGTGATGGAACAACATCTTCTTCTGATGGACAACGGTTTAAAGCGGCTGGACATCGTAGTTTTAATGAAGAGATCAATGCCAAATATGGTAAAGATAGAAGCGTGATTTTTTACACGCATATTTCTGACCAGTATGCCCCCTTTCACGTTAAGGTAATTAATGCCACGATTAGGGATGCAACCCACGTTTTAGATGGTTTGTTGTATCACGAGAGTGATTTACAGATTCAGGAGCATTATACGGATACAAGTGGCTATACCGAACATGTCTTCGCAATGTGCCATCTGCTGGGATTTAGATTTGCTCCTCGAATGCGCGATTTACCTGATAAGAAATTGTATACTTTTGAACCTAGTTCTCCTGATTCGCCTTTGGCACCTCTGCTAGGTGACAAGATTAATGTGAAATTGATTCAGGAATCTTGGGATGAGATTCTACGCCTTGCTAGTTCAATTCGGACGGGGACAGTGACTGCTTCTTTAATGTTAAGGAAATTGGCTTCTTATCCTCGGCAGAATCGTTTAGCTTTAGCTTTGCGGGAGTTAGGGAGAATTGAGCGGACTTTGTTTACTCTCTCCTGGTTGCAGAGTCCAGAACTGCGGCGACGGGCGACAGCAGGACTAAATAAGGGTGAGGCAAAACATACCCTGAAAAGAGCGGTGTTTTTTAATCGACTGGGGGAATTGCGCGATCGCTCTTATGAAGACCAGTTTTATCGGGCCAGTGGGTTGAATTTGGTGATTGCTGCGATCGTTCTTTGGAATACGGTGTACTTAGAAAAAGCCGTGGATTATTTGCAGGAACAAGGGATGAATATTCCTGAAGAACATTTGCAACATTTGTCACCGTTGGGTCGGGAGCATATCAATCTCACTGGTGATTATGTCTGGAATTTGAAACAGGCGACTAGTTTTGACCAGTTGCGTCCTTTGCGGGTTAAAGAAAATAAGTATCGCTAA
- a CDS encoding CHASE2 domain-containing protein: protein MWAKLKPRIWQWRGVLLAVPNITALVIAIRLTGLLQLLELAALDQFFLLRPQESADTRIVIVEINEADIRKQGQWPMSDGKLASLLEKIKQQKPRAIGLDIYRDLPVNPGHQELLQIFKSTPNLIGVQKVSDTIDSSAVDSSPELKKLHQVGSNDLPIDGDGKIRRALLYVNLNNNDILESFGLKLALLYLKPEGITAKPSANNSNYLQLNRGIFPIFEPNDGGYVRADAGSYQVLLNYRGRVQQFTKVSLTEVQENRIPRDLMRDKVVLIGATAESLKDLFYTPYSSNVLTDPERMAGVTIHANVISQILSAAIEGRPPIKCFPDPLEWLLILIWSIIGASLYWLQRHSSNQKTLIFSVFLAGGSLVGGSFLAFIVGWWIPVVPSLLAFIGSAIALTQYIAQSATEMRKTLGRYLTDEIVANILETPSGLKLGGERRKVTVLVSDLRGFSAISEQLPPEEVVKILNLYLGTMTDVINQYKGTINEFMGDGIFVIFGAPISRKDDSERAIACAIAMQLAMEQVNKQNQQMNFPILEMGIGINTGEAVAGNVGSQKRAQYTVIGSHVNLAARIESYTVGGQILISENTCKDANIDLQIAGQLQIEPKGIKHPVTISEIRGIGGKYNLFLPEDDEEIVILNQEVPVEYTILQGKYAVGTVFFGNLISLSEKGAQLQSPHSLHLLSNLKLKLLIEAEMSIEEEYIYAKVIQQSNIDEHLYLLRFTAVPPKAIAILNTLRQLG from the coding sequence ATGTGGGCAAAGCTGAAACCGCGAATCTGGCAATGGCGTGGTGTTTTACTTGCTGTTCCTAATATTACAGCCCTGGTCATTGCAATACGCTTGACTGGATTACTGCAATTGTTGGAATTAGCTGCACTGGATCAATTTTTTCTCCTCCGTCCACAAGAGTCGGCTGATACTCGCATTGTCATAGTTGAGATTAATGAGGCAGATATCCGCAAGCAGGGTCAGTGGCCTATGTCTGATGGAAAACTTGCCAGTTTGTTAGAGAAAATCAAACAGCAAAAACCCAGAGCCATCGGTTTAGATATTTATCGTGATTTACCTGTCAATCCCGGTCATCAAGAATTACTTCAGATATTTAAATCTACTCCTAATTTGATTGGAGTCCAAAAAGTCTCTGATACTATTGATAGTTCGGCGGTTGATTCGTCTCCAGAACTCAAGAAACTTCATCAAGTTGGGTCGAATGATTTACCCATAGATGGAGATGGCAAAATTCGACGAGCATTATTGTATGTAAATTTAAATAATAACGACATTCTAGAAAGCTTTGGGTTAAAACTAGCATTGTTGTACTTGAAACCTGAAGGTATTACCGCAAAGCCATCAGCTAATAACTCTAATTACTTGCAGTTAAATCGGGGTATTTTCCCGATTTTTGAACCTAATGATGGTGGTTATGTCCGAGCAGATGCCGGGAGTTATCAAGTACTGTTGAATTACCGAGGACGAGTACAGCAGTTTACTAAAGTCTCGCTTACCGAAGTGCAAGAGAACCGCATCCCACGCGATTTAATGCGAGACAAGGTGGTATTAATTGGTGCTACCGCCGAGAGTTTAAAGGATTTATTCTATACGCCTTACAGCAGTAATGTATTGACTGACCCCGAACGAATGGCGGGTGTAACAATTCATGCTAATGTCATTAGTCAAATTTTAAGTGCGGCAATAGAAGGTCGTCCACCGATCAAATGTTTCCCTGACCCGCTAGAATGGCTATTGATTTTGATTTGGTCAATTATTGGTGCTAGCTTGTATTGGTTACAACGCCACAGTAGTAACCAGAAAACCCTGATTTTTAGTGTTTTTCTGGCGGGTGGTAGTTTAGTTGGTGGCAGTTTTCTGGCGTTTATTGTTGGTTGGTGGATTCCTGTTGTACCTTCATTGCTGGCATTTATAGGTTCTGCGATCGCACTCACTCAGTATATTGCTCAAAGTGCTACCGAGATGCGAAAAACCCTCGGTCGCTATCTCACTGATGAAATTGTTGCCAATATCCTCGAAACTCCTTCTGGCTTAAAGCTAGGGGGAGAACGCCGAAAAGTTACGGTTCTTGTATCTGATTTAAGAGGATTTTCAGCTATTTCTGAACAATTGCCCCCGGAAGAAGTAGTAAAGATTTTGAATCTTTATTTGGGAACAATGACAGATGTGATTAATCAGTATAAAGGCACAATTAATGAGTTTATGGGTGATGGTATTTTTGTGATCTTTGGTGCGCCAATTAGTCGCAAAGATGATTCCGAACGAGCGATCGCCTGTGCTATTGCCATGCAGTTAGCAATGGAGCAAGTGAACAAACAAAATCAGCAAATGAATTTTCCAATCCTCGAAATGGGAATTGGGATTAATACAGGCGAGGCTGTGGCAGGAAATGTTGGCTCTCAAAAACGTGCCCAATATACAGTTATTGGTAGCCATGTTAATTTGGCTGCCCGAATTGAGTCTTATACAGTGGGAGGACAGATTTTAATTTCCGAAAATACCTGTAAAGATGCCAATATTGACCTCCAAATTGCTGGACAACTACAAATAGAACCCAAAGGGATAAAGCATCCTGTGACAATTTCTGAAATTCGTGGCATTGGCGGCAAATATAATTTATTCTTGCCTGAAGATGATGAAGAAATAGTCATTCTCAATCAAGAAGTACCTGTAGAATACACAATTTTACAGGGGAAATATGCTGTGGGAACAGTATTTTTTGGCAACTTGATTAGCCTTTCAGAAAAAGGGGCGCAACTGCAATCGCCACATTCTTTACATCTTTTGAGCAATCTCAAACTCAAGTTATTGATTGAAGCAGAAATGTCCATAGAAGAAGAATATATCTATGCCAAGGTGATCCAACAATCTAATATTGATGAGCATCTTTATCTGCTTCGGTTTACAGCTGTTCCGCCAAAAGCGATCGCAATTTTAAATACACTGCGTCAGCTTGGGTGA
- a CDS encoding DUF928 domain-containing protein yields MKWIKPYIFFVIFSLPLSLLSALTAEVQAQSYHPNKTWQISQTFKPPQRGKPPASAGGSTRGSSCLIGKKLITPLIPPDKLGLTFAEHPTFFWYVPPSPVKTAKFLLLDKDQNIFYETSFTLPDQPGIINFKLPDTAPALAVGKTYHWYLTIACDTQDSSENPTVDGWVERTQPELGLSEALTKANLHKFPSIYAEAGIWHEALTSLVKLRQTEPNNFKARLDWRQFFKSVGLSAIASEPLIDCCTSRK; encoded by the coding sequence ATGAAATGGATTAAACCATATATATTTTTTGTAATCTTTTCCTTGCCTTTGTCTTTGCTTTCTGCCTTAACAGCAGAAGTACAGGCTCAGTCCTACCATCCCAATAAAACTTGGCAAATTAGTCAGACATTTAAGCCGCCACAGCGGGGAAAACCTCCTGCAAGTGCTGGTGGTTCTACCCGTGGTAGTTCTTGCCTAATAGGTAAAAAACTAATAACTCCCTTAATCCCTCCAGATAAATTAGGGTTGACATTTGCTGAACATCCAACATTTTTCTGGTATGTACCTCCATCTCCAGTCAAAACAGCCAAGTTTCTGCTCTTGGATAAAGACCAGAACATATTTTATGAAACATCTTTTACACTTCCAGATCAACCTGGAATTATTAACTTCAAACTTCCTGACACTGCCCCTGCACTCGCTGTCGGTAAAACTTATCACTGGTATCTAACAATTGCTTGTGATACTCAAGACTCTAGTGAAAACCCTACTGTAGATGGTTGGGTGGAACGTACTCAACCAGAATTAGGTTTGTCGGAGGCCTTAACAAAGGCAAATTTGCATAAGTTTCCCAGCATCTATGCAGAAGCGGGGATTTGGCATGAAGCGCTGACTAGTTTGGTGAAGCTACGCCAGACTGAACCGAATAATTTTAAGGCAAGGCTGGATTGGAGACAATTTTTCAAGTCAGTTGGTTTGAGTGCGATCGCTTCCGAACCATTGATCGATTGTTGCACATCTAGGAAATAA
- a CDS encoding CHAT domain-containing protein — MAKIYSELGEKQKALSYYNQALSLYRQVGDKKSEGVSLNNIGSVYYFLGENQKALSYYNQSLSLHRLIKNKSGIATTLNNVGKVYLELQENQKALSYFSQSLSLHQQAGDKRGIPTALNNIGIVYLNLGENQKALSYFSQSLSLHQQAGDKRGIPTDLNNIGKVYSNLGEHQKALDYYNQCLPLYIQMGSKAGEARTLYNIASVQRDSGDFKASLTQIKRVIKIIEDLRTKIDSQELRTSYFATVQDYYEFYIDLLMQLHKQHPSQRYDALALQTSERARARSLLELLTEANADIRQGVEPKLLSQEHNLQQQLDTLEKRRIQLLGVNHTEAEVQALEKEIEAVLEQYQQIQAQIRATSPRYAALIQPQPLSLTQVQQQVLDDNTLLLEYSLGEKRSYLWAVTNKSITSYELPKRADIEATVQKFRQEITTPFLRNSPSIDALSQIILAPVAQQLGKKRLAIASDGALEYVPFAALATPGSNSYEPLLLNHEIITLPSASTVAILRREHKERKSSAPKTLVVLADPIFSSDDERLEGKVKVSPSSGPESNLDSQALTRSAQDSDVNFQRLRFTRQEAEQILSLVPVSDRKQAFDFTASRTTASSENLSQYRIIHFATHGILNSKHPELSGVVLSLFDNQGRPQNGFLRLHDIFNLNLQAELVVLSACKTGLGEEVKGEGLVGLTRGFMYAGSPRVVVSLWSIDDQATSELMKVFYKKMLQEKLKPAAALRTAQIEIWRTQKYAAPYYWAAFTLQGEWK, encoded by the coding sequence ATAGCTAAAATCTACTCAGAGTTAGGCGAAAAGCAAAAGGCACTCTCATACTACAACCAAGCTTTATCCTTATATCGGCAGGTGGGAGACAAAAAGTCGGAAGGTGTTTCCCTCAATAATATTGGCTCTGTCTACTATTTCCTGGGAGAAAATCAAAAGGCACTCTCATACTACAACCAATCTCTGTCTCTACACCGACTGATCAAAAACAAGTCAGGGATAGCGACTACCCTCAATAATGTAGGCAAAGTCTACTTGGAATTACAAGAAAATCAAAAGGCACTTTCATACTTTAGTCAATCCCTATCCCTACACCAACAGGCGGGAGACAAAAGAGGTATCCCAACTGCTCTAAACAATATTGGCATAGTCTACTTAAATTTAGGAGAAAATCAAAAGGCACTTTCATACTTTAGTCAATCCCTATCCCTACACCAACAGGCGGGAGACAAAAGAGGTATCCCAACTGATCTGAACAATATTGGTAAAGTTTACTCAAATTTAGGAGAACACCAAAAGGCGCTAGATTATTACAATCAATGTCTGCCTTTATACATACAGATGGGGAGCAAGGCGGGGGAAGCTCGGACTTTGTATAACATCGCTTCTGTCCAACGCGACAGCGGCGATTTTAAGGCTTCCTTAACTCAGATCAAGAGAGTCATCAAAATTATTGAAGACCTTCGTACTAAAATTGACTCTCAAGAACTCCGCACTTCCTATTTTGCCACTGTACAAGATTATTATGAGTTTTACATCGATTTGCTGATGCAGTTACACAAACAGCATCCATCCCAAAGATATGATGCTCTGGCACTGCAAACCAGCGAACGCGCCCGCGCCCGGAGTCTTTTGGAACTGCTTACTGAAGCTAATGCTGATATTCGCCAAGGTGTGGAGCCAAAGTTACTTTCTCAAGAACACAACTTGCAGCAACAACTTGATACTTTAGAAAAACGCCGAATACAGCTATTAGGTGTTAACCATACTGAAGCAGAGGTGCAAGCTTTAGAAAAAGAAATAGAAGCAGTTCTGGAACAATATCAACAAATTCAAGCACAAATCCGTGCTACCAGCCCGCGTTATGCAGCACTGATTCAACCCCAGCCTCTCTCACTTACGCAGGTTCAGCAGCAGGTACTCGATGACAACACCCTACTTCTAGAATATTCCCTTGGGGAAAAGCGCAGTTATCTTTGGGCAGTTACCAATAAGAGTATTACCAGTTATGAGCTACCCAAGCGTGCAGACATTGAAGCTACTGTCCAAAAGTTTCGTCAAGAAATCACTACTCCTTTTCTCAGAAATAGCCCATCTATAGATGCTCTATCTCAGATTATACTTGCACCAGTAGCCCAGCAATTGGGAAAGAAACGGCTAGCGATCGCCAGCGATGGCGCTTTGGAATATGTACCATTTGCTGCCCTAGCTACACCTGGAAGTAATAGCTATGAACCATTATTGCTCAACCACGAAATCATTACTCTACCTTCAGCATCGACAGTAGCCATTCTCCGGCGTGAACACAAAGAACGTAAATCTTCTGCCCCTAAGACATTAGTTGTGTTAGCAGATCCCATTTTTAGTAGTGATGATGAGCGTCTTGAAGGTAAAGTCAAAGTATCTCCCTCATCTGGGCCAGAAAGCAACTTAGATAGCCAAGCCTTAACCAGATCGGCTCAAGACTCAGATGTTAACTTTCAGCGTTTGCGGTTTACACGTCAAGAAGCCGAGCAAATTCTTTCTCTTGTACCTGTTAGCGATCGCAAACAAGCCTTTGATTTTACCGCTAGTCGTACCACTGCTAGCAGCGAAAATTTGAGTCAATATCGCATCATCCATTTCGCTACTCATGGCATTCTCAACAGCAAGCATCCAGAATTATCAGGAGTCGTGTTGTCGCTATTTGACAACCAGGGAAGGCCGCAAAATGGCTTTTTGCGCTTACACGACATCTTCAACCTCAACCTGCAAGCAGAACTAGTGGTACTCAGTGCTTGTAAAACTGGACTGGGAGAGGAAGTTAAGGGAGAAGGATTAGTAGGATTAACCAGAGGTTTTATGTATGCAGGTAGTCCGCGAGTAGTTGTTAGCTTGTGGAGTATAGACGATCAAGCAACATCTGAACTCATGAAGGTATTTTACAAAAAGATGCTGCAAGAAAAATTAAAGCCAGCAGCAGCATTGCGGACAGCCCAAATAGAAATATGGCGCACTCAAAAATATGCCGCACCTTATTATTGGGCAGCTTTTACTCTACAAGGTGAGTGGAAATAA
- a CDS encoding glycosyltransferase — translation MRFAQITKNPLKKLINYGSYLLVEFLHWQRYRPLLNHFRTETLKLPPLPYLGRRFRQKTPANVSRIPVLYGFSSHVIPRPRDWPAWAYVTGFWFIDQGSEYEPPLELEDFLGRKQLPLCFGFGSMTMPNPEYLTHYIVEALKKTHQGGIILSGWGNVGRTVNIKDSLRVFVIKEVPHDWLFPQVPAVVHHGGASTTAAVLRAGTPSVTVPFKACQPVWGEKLTRLGVSPAPIPYKKVSDKTLAAAIEVVLGDEVMQKKAQELGQKIRDEDGVANAVEVFHRHLGLIG, via the coding sequence TTGAGATTTGCTCAAATAACTAAAAACCCGCTAAAGAAATTAATCAACTATGGCAGCTACTTACTAGTAGAATTTTTGCACTGGCAAAGATATCGTCCACTGCTCAATCACTTCAGAACAGAAACTTTGAAATTGCCGCCTTTGCCATATTTGGGCAGACGCTTCAGACAGAAGACTCCGGCGAATGTATCACGAATCCCTGTATTGTACGGGTTTAGTTCGCACGTCATCCCAAGACCCCGTGACTGGCCTGCATGGGCGTATGTGACTGGTTTTTGGTTTATTGACCAAGGCTCCGAATACGAGCCACCCCTGGAACTAGAGGATTTTCTTGGGCGAAAGCAATTACCTTTGTGTTTTGGATTTGGGAGCATGACGATGCCGAATCCAGAATATCTCACACACTATATAGTGGAAGCTTTAAAGAAAACCCATCAAGGCGGGATTATATTGTCAGGCTGGGGTAACGTTGGAAGAACGGTGAATATAAAAGATTCGTTACGAGTGTTTGTGATCAAGGAAGTTCCGCATGATTGGTTATTTCCTCAAGTGCCAGCAGTAGTACATCACGGAGGAGCTAGTACAACGGCAGCAGTGTTACGTGCAGGGACACCATCAGTTACCGTACCCTTCAAAGCATGTCAGCCAGTTTGGGGAGAAAAGCTAACTCGGTTGGGAGTCAGCCCTGCGCCGATACCGTATAAGAAAGTGTCAGATAAAACTTTAGCAGCAGCAATTGAAGTAGTTCTGGGTGATGAGGTGATGCAGAAAAAAGCCCAGGAGTTAGGCCAGAAGATTAGGGATGAAGATGGTGTGGCGAATGCTGTTGAAGTTTTCCATCGCCATCTAGGTTTGATTGGGTGA
- a CDS encoding glycosyltransferase — MVYRPEAQEISTIFGYWSFHREKDLSQSLPIAPSRKLKITILTVGSRGDLQPYCALAIGLKRAGHEVTIATHENFELFVRKFDLKFALIAGNMEEFLQSKQGQRLIAGEKLKKEEGDKLLLQQLESAWSACVGSEVIIYTPLATFGYHIAEKLGVPCFFCISSAVDSHRDVWVFEICSNN; from the coding sequence TTGGTTTATCGTCCAGAGGCACAAGAAATTAGTACAATTTTTGGATACTGGAGTTTTCATCGGGAAAAAGATTTGAGCCAAAGTCTACCTATAGCACCAAGCCGAAAACTGAAGATTACGATCCTAACAGTAGGTTCAAGAGGAGACTTGCAACCCTATTGTGCTTTGGCTATTGGCTTGAAGCGTGCGGGGCATGAAGTAACGATTGCAACGCATGAGAACTTTGAGTTATTTGTTAGGAAGTTCGATTTAAAGTTTGCACTGATCGCTGGCAATATGGAAGAGTTTCTGCAATCGAAACAAGGGCAGCGATTGATTGCGGGAGAAAAGTTGAAAAAAGAAGAAGGAGATAAGCTTTTACTTCAACAGTTGGAATCAGCTTGGAGTGCGTGTGTTGGAAGTGAAGTGATTATCTACACGCCGTTAGCTACCTTTGGATATCACATTGCAGAGAAATTAGGCGTACCCTGCTTTTTTTGCATCAGTTCTGCCGTTGACTCCCACAGGGATGTTTGGGTTTTTGAGATTTGCTCAAATAACTAA
- the rpaB gene encoding response regulator transcription factor RpaB encodes MVESSRSLGTALRNLSGEKGTILVVDDEANIRRILQTRLEMIGYSVVTASDGEEALSAFRLLTPDLIVLDVMMPKLDGYGVCQELRKQSDVPIIMLTALADVADRITGLELGADDYMAKPFSPKELEARIACVLKRRSHKTSINTIPNSLIIHVGNLKIDINKRQVHKNEQRIRLTGVEFSLLELLVNHSGKIFSRIEILQQLWGFVPEMNTDTRVVDVHISRLRTKVESDPNDPEFIITARGSGYFFPRIIDSEHD; translated from the coding sequence ATGGTTGAGAGTTCTCGCTCATTAGGAACAGCGTTGAGAAACTTATCAGGTGAGAAAGGCACAATCTTAGTAGTAGATGACGAAGCCAACATCCGCCGGATTTTACAGACGCGGTTAGAAATGATTGGCTACAGTGTAGTTACAGCTAGTGATGGTGAAGAAGCTTTGTCAGCTTTTCGCTTGTTGACCCCTGATTTAATAGTTCTAGATGTAATGATGCCAAAGCTGGATGGCTACGGTGTCTGTCAAGAATTACGGAAACAATCAGACGTACCAATTATTATGCTAACAGCATTGGCAGATGTAGCAGACCGAATCACTGGGCTGGAACTGGGTGCTGATGACTATATGGCGAAACCTTTTTCACCCAAAGAACTAGAAGCTCGAATTGCCTGTGTACTAAAACGGCGCTCCCACAAAACCAGTATCAATACTATTCCTAACTCTCTTATAATCCATGTGGGCAATCTCAAAATCGATATTAATAAGCGGCAAGTTCATAAAAATGAGCAACGCATTCGATTGACAGGTGTGGAGTTTAGCTTATTAGAGTTGTTAGTGAATCATTCAGGAAAGATTTTTTCAAGGATTGAAATATTACAGCAATTGTGGGGCTTTGTACCAGAGATGAATACAGACACCCGTGTGGTAGATGTGCATATTTCACGATTGCGGACAAAGGTAGAATCCGACCCCAACGACCCAGAATTCATTATTACAGCAAGAGGTAGTGGTTATTTTTTCCCACGAATTATTGATTCAGAACACGATTGA